Sequence from the Clupea harengus chromosome 20, Ch_v2.0.2, whole genome shotgun sequence genome:
TCTGTTCAGGTTTTCcgcttcccttttttttttatcattgttCAATCACACAGCATTGCAAAGCAATGGGACAAGTAATTGGAGAAGCTTTCCGTTGACCAATACAAAGTCATACGGATTTAGTCTATATTTCAGCTGATGTTTTCCCGGAAGTGACAAGGCCACATTAGCCAGCTAGCCAGAGCCAGCAGCTAACAGGTAGCAACTTAGCCACAAGCAACATAGGGCACTAATGTTAACGTTTATAACTTACATTGCACAAAACATTTCAACCAACTTTATGGATACTCATCTGccgtatttaaaaaataaattaagaaACTACCAGCTATGGATTATTTACAGCCTACATTCTCAAAGACGTTGGTTTCTTTAGTTGCTCAATCTATAATTGGATAAGTCTGCTATGTCCAATAAAATGTTGCGACTGGTCCATACCTTCATGGACACTCATTATACCAGCAGACTCAGTGCCATTGACTTTGAGGATTTCAAAGGAATCTAAGTATCATTGACATCCTTTACACTAAAAGCATGGAGGATGGGTAGAATTTTGTAACACTTCAGTCTTTTAACACTTTAGACCTTGAACTTAATAAATGGACAGATGATATAATTGTATACTGTTTTATCAATCATAAAGACAACTGCCTGCTGCTCTCACTACATGCGTTCCAgattatgtcattttaatatTCAGCGTTAGGGTTgtataatctgtcatttgcAGGGCAGGGGTTAGcaatcctctgctgctgttgagcgATCACTCGTCGCATTTTCTTGTTTGCTCAGAAGTCTCATGGTGTCTTCGTCTGTCTCAGGGTGTCTGGGCCTGCACAATCACTTTGTTCACACATTGTTTGGACGATTTGAAAAAAACGTATTTATGCAAAACGAAAAAAAGGCTTGGCTACTCACGGTTCGTATGCTGTTGTGCTTCATCTGGCCACTCTACTccactttttttatatttcatgcATTTTATGAAGGCCACAGGTTGTCTAGCGGTCTGTAGGAACTGCGCCGGTGGACGCACCATGCTGCAGCTTTTGACCTGGTTAAAGCAAATGCTGGTTCATCCACGTAATGGGTCCCTACCAAACCCTCACTCCACACCTGTTACTTGTGCTCAGCTATTCAGCACGGCCATCCAGATAACTTTCATCTTTCATCAAGATTGATCCCCGCCTTATCTAGTCGGACTGAAGCCAAAGGTGGCCACTTCAAAGCGCTGGATTCTCTCGCCCATTTTCCAGTGTCGTTTTTGCTGTAATAGGGTCTCATCtagagaacagagagcagacagaaagaaagaaggaaagaaagaaagaaagaaaagaaaaaagtctcctactgattttttttaagtcaagTTAGGGCCATTAAGGATGATTCACCAAATTGCCGGGGTAATTAATTGAAATGAAGATATTAAATATGCAGTGTGGTGTTTTTAGGGGTTTTGGGGGTGGCTTCGTTGCTGTCACGCCGGCCATTTCAGTGATGGCAGAGACTGGCGCACTGGCGTCTCTGTAATTACCCCCCATTTTACCCGGCAGCTGTTGGCCATTAGGGGTCTTTGTTCCAGATGTTGCGTTGCCAGAAATGGAATTGATCACCCTAATGGGCTTAGAAAAAGATCATTGGCTTATGTAATGGCCCCCTTCTCTTCCGTGTTACTCACAACAGAAATGTCATTTGGTTGTGTAGAGAGCAAATCAGGTGAAAGACCAGATCCTCCACCTGTCTTTGTAGCTCCCCATCCCTCGGACCTTCATAGGTACTGCATGACATTCCAGTCCAGGAAGCCCTGGAACTTGGAGATGACCTGGTTCCCCTCATTCATGCCAGAGGAAGTGGCATGTTTTCAATATGAGCCTTGGCCCACTATTCAGAAAGGTTTTGTGTCctcagttctctctctgctgcctaTTGTGCAGCTGAGCTCACATTTCATATGTAGGGGAGGACGTAGCGGTCCTTTTCATTTCATATGTAGGGGAGGACGTAGCGGTCCTTTTCATTTTGTATGTAGGGGAGGACGTAGCGGTCCTTTTCATTTCATATGTAGGGGAGGACGTAGCGGTCCTTTTCATTTTGTATGTAGGGGAGGACGTAGCGGTCCTTTTCATTTTGTATGTAGGGGAGGACGTAGCGGTCCTTTTCATTTCATATGTAGGGGAGGACGTAGCGGTCCTTTTCATTTTGTATGTAGGGGAGGACGTAGCGGTCCTTTTCATTTTGTATGTAGGGGAGGACGTAGCGGTCCTTTTCATTTTGTATGTAGGGGAGGACGTAGCGGTCCTTTTCATTTTGTATGTAGGGGAGGACGTAGCGGTCCTTTTCATTTCATATGTAGGGGAGGACGTAGCGGTCCTTTTCATTTTGTATGTAGGGGAGGACGTAGCGGTCCTTTTCATTTTGTATGTAGGGGAGGACGTAGCGGTCCTTTTCATTTTGTATGTAGGGGAGGACGTAGCGGTCCTTTTCATTTTGTATGTAGGGGAGGACGTAGCGGTCCTTTTCATTTTAGAGTTGGAATGCAGTTGGAATGCAGGCCACATTTCTTTCTTCCAGACACATCTGAGAATGTGTGATCTGACATCCTGCACTCACAAATACCTCCTTATGAGGTTTCATCCATATTTTAGAAGTCAAAATGGCCTTTTAAAACTGAGTAATATTGTACATATCATTTGATTGAGTTAGTTTGCATGTGTGGAAGAGAGTTTGATGATTTTGATTTGGTTTTAAAAGAATGAAACTCAGCCTACCTTACAAAGAAAGATGAACTCTCCTGGTCCCCGATTTCAAACTTTATAAATACTCACACGTTTCCTCTCTGCCATGTCAGACTTATTCACTTAATGATAAGGCCTAACTCCATTAATTAGCATCCTGATATGGTATATCACCATCTTAAGGTTGTCGGTTGACACCCTTGAATGGATTCAACGTCCAACTTAACTAAACGGAAACGACAACTattctttgtcttttcttatttcatttttattcgTCGTTATTTGTTTCTTTAGCTTTAgttcctcattttctttggctaagttattttatttcagtttcaaaaccatttgtttttttgtcttcgtTTTAGGTCatgatactgtatgtgttttggtATGTGTTGGTGAGAGCGAGATTCTAGGGAGAATAGCATAGGAAGCGGTGGACTCGGACCTAATGAGGCATGGCTATGCCTCTGGCCTTTGCCCCAGGCTATGGTGTGTAGTTTTGCATAGTGTTAgtatgagtgttttgtgtgtgtgtgtgtgtgtgtgtgtgtgtgaatgtaagaaTGCCTATTCTCTACTactgagagagaaaacgagtgtcactgttttttttctctccatttttctatctatttttttcttcaaccacccctacccccccagGCCCCCAGACCTCAGACGGATTTTGTGGAGCTTCTGACGGCATGCAGTGAAATCAACGAGGCGTCCTGCCTCTATTCACTgtgggatgagggagagagagagagagagactgagcaatggaataaaaaaaagagagaaagagagcagtgaagagagtgaaagaggggggcgggggtatGGGGGTgtagcaggagagagagagagagagagagagagagagagagaggcaggcagtgaAAGAGGAGTGGGGGAAGAGGCCGAgtgggagagtgaaagaaagcgAGCGGTGAAGGACTGGTGAACTGCCTTATTTTCACCCTTTCTCTACCTCTTCCCTGTCTCCCGCTCGCTGGATATAATCCCTGCAGGGGGGATTCCGGTGCTCTGCCGTAGTGCGCTGCTCACTGCATAGCAATGCAGCTCTCCTATCCGCTAGTggcacagacagtgtgtgtgtgtgtctgagccctgtctgtgtgtgagtgcgtgccaCCACTTCTATATCTGTCGCCAGCAATAACACCCTCTCCAGTGCCTCTCACCCTGAATTTCAGGAAACAACAGGCCCCCTCTGCGATTAATTAGATGATATGTCCTATCAATCTTAATTTTATTCTCccaagtatttatttatttttgggctctcccccccacccagaCACCAAAATAAATTCCCCAACTCTTAATGAAAGCCAAGTGGCATCATTTTAATTATGATGTTCACGCCTGGTATTTTGGATAAATAGTTTTATTCTGTGCTAATGAATTTTTCATCAGTCTGTTATTAACATTTCTCTATCTTAAGCCTGGTGTATGGGAAGTGGCAATTAGAGCAGTGTTCTTCTCCTCTATGGATGAGGGCTTGTTGTGCTGCGGTTTCTGAGGGAGAAATAATTTGCAAACAACAGGAAATAAAGGAAAGAGTCGCTCAACCCCACCCatcatgaaagaaaaagaaaaaataatttTCAGCTTGACTGACAAGGAAGAGGACCTTTCCGGGCAGGCCGGGAGAATTTAAGTCTTGGTCCTTTTTGTCTGTCGTCTTGGCTTAAACAACCAACAACGACTACGCTTCAAAGACCTATCCAGCGGTTTGGGGGTTTGTTCACACTGAAATCACTTGAAATCAAGTGTTTGTCTTGAAATGAGTTCCTAACtgcattctgtttttttttccttttccctttctcctctctgatcTGTGTCTCCATAGCAATGTTAAACTGCAAGATTTAAACAAAGTAGACAAAGGGGAAGTGAGTATCTATTTGGTTTGGCAGCCGTTGGAGGATAGTCATTTTCCCTCGACTGGATTGAGGGTTGTGGCAGACTCTTTAGTCTGTGGATGTTTTTGACATGCTCTACCACCGCCTGAACCTAGTGGATTTGGCATCAGTGTGTTTTCTCCATTTGAGGCAATTATAATGGGATATCAAGGGTGCATAATGATGTGTGGGCATTGTTATTTGCTTTTGTTCACAAAACAATTCCCCGGGTTATTGCATTTTACGGATGGCGGAGTTGATCACTCACATCACGGCTGTGTAAATGGGAGTCAATAAATTACAAACTGATTGAAGATGATGCCCTCACTTTGGCGAGAGAGCCATTTTGTCTGCATGGTTAGCATTACTCTtttcaaatgtaatattttaatcattCCAATTCCtgcccccccctaccccccctccaaccaccccccaccctcatcTGCCGCCTTCTCCTTTCCTGGGTATTCTAATGGGAAACAAATGTCACAAACGAGAGGTCGTGGTGAGTTCAGAAAGGATGGTATGGGTGTTGCATGCCCCCTTGGCAAAATAATAATTAAGGTGCGCAAACAGCCCAAGTGAATTCAGATCAGGCCATTATCGTGCTCTAGTGCCATTTAGGTCTCAAGAACTTCCCGCCAAGCTAAAATGTTtgcctccacccctctcccaaAACGACGACTTTGTTTTCCTCTCCGCCGCCTTCCCCGTTACTTAACATAAAAATGAGTTTCTCTCCAAAAGACTGGAGTTTGTGTCTTGTTCTGAGAGAATTTTGAGCACTTTTTTGAGATCTGTGGAAACAGTGCAATCTGTGTGCCGAAGGGGATTATTCTAATAGGTGATGGCTGATAGGAGCTTAAGAGTGGAGATTGTTTTTTTGGCGAGAGTGTTTCCTTATTTACTGCATCAGTTTCACTACAGTACAGcaagacaatttttttttgtagcaaAAATGCTGTGAACAACATTTTGTTGGTTTGTGATGCCACTTCACATGGTAGTTTCATTTCTCTTCATTTTTCggttctgtttttgttgttgttgttgttggtatttACATGTGAAAAAAGAGAGCACTCCATGAAcagggaaaaacacacagaaagcaaaaTCACTGAAGTATAATTACAGTGGATAAAAACTGGGTAATTACCAGCATCTCTTCATCTTATTCATGTGTGTTGGGCCCTCAGTGACAGTATGATAATGTATATCTTTTTTTGAAGATAGAAATGGATCTAAATAACAAACAGATGGTTGAGGACTGTCAGAAGCCCTCGCGTGGTGGTGAAAGGACAGAAGGGAGCAAAGAGGAgcgggagagggaaagggagagagagggagggagagagagatggaacgaAAGCGAGTCATTGaggaaagagttttttttttctgctgaccCGCTCAGTTTGAAAAACTGCTGATCGCCTCCTGCCTCGTTTCATGCATCTTCAAAACTCCGCCACACTGATTGATACACTGTGGAATAGCCTGCTTCATTTTCACTTGAAAGAACGCacaagttttttctttttttttctttttttctctcccccctttctcccggCACAGGAGACTCGTAAGCCATTACAGGGCAGGAGAAAGGGAGGCACAGGCTTGGAGAAAATAATAATCTGTTTTTCTCCTTGCTTCCTGAATTCCATTAATGAAAATGAACCAACACTACTGTGTTTGCTCTGGGAAGAAACTGAAATGCAGCAGTtttagtatatatataaataaatatatatataaaaaaacaactgtCGGTATAGGATACAGGAAGGCGTATAAGTGCCAAGCCTCTCTGTGTTAATGGTGTGGTAAATGGGTGAATGTGTTGCACttcccccttctttatgttgcaTATAGAATGcaggctgtctgtctcttgtttaaaaaaaaaaggaaaatctgtttttttttcccccctctcttttgcCTGCCGTGCTTCATCCCTGACTCTTTACCGGTGTATGGAGCAGGTTCATATTAGTTGCAGTGCAAGAGGCTTTTGCTTGGGAGGGCCTGATGCAGGTGGCAGCACAGCTCGTTTCCGTTTCGTTTTGCGTACTGTGGGTCCTCGTTTGCTGGCGCCCCTGAGGGCAGGCAAAGCATCCAGGTGTGAGCGCGGAGCAGGGGCTGCACCGGCCCACGCAGCTGCACCTGCGTGGGGCCCGGGGCCCTGCGCTCAGCCTCGGAGGCCCCAATCACAGGTAATTAGCTGCTCAAGGCTGCAGCCGGGTCTGATAGGCAAGAGTGgagctgtcgtgtgtgtgtgtgtgtgtgtgtgtgtgtgcgtgtgtgtgtgtgtgtgcggatccCTCCCTGGCTCTggccccgctctctctccgGGAGCAGCCATCAGTGCCGAGCCGTGGGGCTGTCTGCGGCCAACCGCAGGGGCGGCTGGAGTCCCAGACATCCTGCGGAAGCGGAACGGATGCGATCACCTGCTCAATCCAGGTGTGGTAAATCCAACAGCCTACTGCCACAGCAGCCACAGCCTACTCCCGACTGCCAGCCCCCCTGTCCAGGCCCTCCAGAGCGCCCGAGGGGAGCAAACAGAGCACAAAGCTGTGCCCAGCAAACACACGCTGGATGAATTATTCCCAGGGAAATGCCAGGCGCTCAATGTTGTCACTGGTCTCGTGGCTTAGGCTTGTCATCTGCCTCCAGTTCCAGGCCGGGGCTGACACTGTGCCACCAGGTGAgcggactgactgactgactggaaaggatttccgttgtgtgtgtgtgtcagcgtgcgAGTGACAGATGTTGAATATGTACACTTGCCATCTTGCAGTcgtcattccttttttttttttttttttacacaggaGATTGCTTTCAGCACCCCTGTGAGCGGACAGCTCCCCCAACTCCACTCCCGGTGTTAGAAGtcgccataaaaaaaaaaagagagagagagagagctggcagAACAGCTCCCCTGTCAGACTGGTGTACATGACCTCCAGCCATCTTATTCTGTCTTAAACAACaacctcccccttctctcattTTCTACCCACACAAAGGCCTGTGAATGCATATTCACTGCCGCCGCGGTCAGGAAGCCTTTCAGTACCGCCagcctttctttcctctctgttaTGTGGCTTTGTCCTTGTCTTGTTATTGACCAGCGCGGTAATGATCATAATTTTCCATCCAAGAGGGATAATGGTCCGAGTCAGACCTCTGCAGTCTGGGAAGGTGTGGAGTTtcgaacaacaacaacaaaaagacggCTTTTTAAAGTAGCCTTGGGGGAGAGGCGCTGTTTAATATTCAGTCCCTTCAAGAAAAAGAATTATTTGAATGCAAAACCAGATATTTAATCTGGCCAGATTGAACtgctttcagtgttttttttatttttttttgagttgtggatttcagtcatgtctgtgtgctgctgcGAATGTGTcggttgttttgtgtttctcctGGCTTGTGTTCGTGTATGAATGTGCTCTTGCCTTTTGTAGATGTGAATTTGAattgtgtgaccgtgtgtgtgtgtgtctgtctctgtctctgtctctgtctctgtctctctctgtctctgtctctgtctctgtgtgtgtctgtctgtgtgtggatgtggtaaTCTGACCCTTCCCAGCCCAcagtctgctctcctcttcctggACTCTGCACTcagcctgctcctgctcctgctcctgcctaCAGGCCTCCCTCACGCCGAATGCAACCCAAGTCATTAAGGAACACTCAACTTAATCATTCTTTTACCTCCCATAATTAGGACCTCGGGCTACTGTCAGCTCCAGTGCGCCTCACGCTTGGCTTTTGGCCACGGCTTGACTGGTGTTAAATTAGACGCCATGACTTCTTTATTAATTTGTCTGCCACAGACCTCCGTTTGCCGGCATCTCAGACTGTGCCGTTTCAAGATAGCAAGAGGCGCTTATTTTAGAACGGtgtcacacatttacagatatCTTGAGATGCGTGTCATTTTGTGTTCTGAAAAACATCTCCCTCCATCACAACAGTGCTTATTAGTGTACGATAAGACATGGCAGGTGTATttttgctacattttttttttcttcttcttctgatccCTGCGACTCTCAACATTGCACTAGGTTTTGAAAAGGCCAAATAGAAGTCAGTGAAACTTTGAAAAAAGTCTggtgcagaaaaaaagaaacagctgAAAACCTGTAATCTGAGCTAAAGCTGGAAAGTTGTGCAGACAGACTCCACTCCACCATGTGCCTCAtatgttccccccccccccctctgaaaTCATTATCAAACGGGCCAAAGACCAAACGACTCTGCACCCTGTTCTCCTTTCAGTGCATGTCAGCCCTGTCAGCCAGTTTGGCCTGCTAATAGAAAGTGCTGTATTAAGGCAAAGCCTTTGTCCATTGCTCTTGAAAGCTCTTACACCCCAGCTTTACTCCCCGTGCCATGAGCTGAAGCACTAAccccctccgctccgctcctctcctctcctctcgccagGGTTTAATGTGATCCTCTGACAAAAGGCCCGCGTGTCATCCTTCACATGGGTGCATgcctacacgcacacatgcatgtgaaaCTACTACAGTACTACAGTAGGTTGACGTCTTATACAGCAACAGCAGACCCCAAGGCCTTACACGAGGAATGAGCtggaaggaagggaaaaaaaaatgtaaagggttTTCTGAGCGCTCTGCTTGAAGGGACTCTTGTGTAGATTGACTCCGGGCATGCGCAGACTTCCTTTAGACCTCTTTGTACCTTCCTTCAGACCTCTTTTGTACGAGCCTATTACAGGTTGTTGTAGTGCGCTTTGAGGGAGCAAGccttcatgcatgtgtgtatttgagggaGCAAGCCTTCatggatgtgtgtatttgagggaGCAAGccttcatgcatgtgtgtatttgtgtgtatttgttgatttGTATATACCTGGGGGATGAGGAGCCTCTGATTCAGGTCTTTATATAAAAATGTTCTTTGTTCtgcagaattgtgtgtgtgtgtgtgtgtgtgtgtgtgttcagtaattACTTTAGCCCTTCAACTGCAGCATTACAGCTCTGCCTTAATTAGTCCTTGatgacacattcatacacacacactcacacttacatgtgtgtgtatatatatatctacacacgcacacgcatacatgcatacacatgacACATGTACACTCTCTCAAAACAACCCTCCATTTCAACACACATGTTCTTATGTATTCATCAAGTGTAGTCTCACTGTTAGATGCAACCCTTCTGTAATAATGCATTCTCTGAGCATCACAAAGACAGCCATGCATCATCCTTTAGTTTCTTGTCAGTATCttcttgttattttatttatttgttgactTGATCATTATAGGTGATCTCAGATAAGGAATCAGGTGCGTGTAGGTCCATTTTATTACAGGTGATCTCAGATATGGAATCAGGTGCGTGTAGGTCCATTTTATTATAGGTGATCTCAGATATGGAATCAGGTGCGTGTAGGTCCATTTTATTACAGGTGATCTCAGATATGGAATCAGGTGCGTGTATGTCCATTTTATTACAGGTGATCTCAGATATGGAATCAGGTGCGTGTAGGTCCATTTTATTACAGGTGATCTCAGATATGGAATCAGGTGCGTGTAGGTCCATTTTATTATAGGTGATCTCAGATATGGAATCAGGTGCGTGTAGGTCCATTTTATTACAGGTGATCTCAGATATGGAATCAGGTGCGTGTAGGTCCATTTTATTACAGGTGATCTCAGATATGGAATCAGGTGCGTGTAGGTCCATTTTATTACAGGTGATCTCAGATATGGAATCAGGTGCGTGTAGGTCCATTTTATTACAGGTGATCTCAGATATGGAATCAGGTGCGTGTAGGTCCATTTTATTACAGGTGATCTCAGATATGGAATCAGGTGCGTGTAGGTCCATTTTATTACAGGTGATCTCAGATATGGAATCAGGTGCGTGAAGGTCCATTTTATTACAGGTGATCTCAGATATGGAATCAGGTGCGTGTATGTCCATTTTATTACAGGTGATCTCAGATATGGAATCAGGTGCGTGTAGGTCCATTTTATTACAGGTGATCTCAGATATGGAATCAGGTGCGTGTAGGTCCATTTTATTACAGGTGATCTCAGATATGGAATCAGGTGCGTGTATGTCCATTTTATTACAGGTGATCTCAGATATGGAATCAGGTGCGTGTAGGTCCATTTTATTTGCATGTCAAATGTGTGGGGCCCTTCCGTTGTGCCTGTAGAGGAGAGCAAGAGTTCATCTGGAGGCTGAGGTTAGCAGGAGCTGCCGTTGTGCCTGTAGAGGAGAGCAAGAGTTCATCTGGAGGCTGAGGTTAGCAGGAGCTGCCGTTGTGCCTGTAGAGGAGAGCAATAGTTCATCTGGAGGCTGAGGTTAGCAGGAGCTGCCGTTGTGCCTGTAGAGGAGAGCAATAGTTCATCTGGAGGCTGAGGTTAGCAGGAGCTGCCGTTGTGCCTGTA
This genomic interval carries:
- the LOC116225281 gene encoding translation initiation factor IF-2-like — translated: MAPFSSVLLTTEMSFGCVESKSGERPDPPPVFVAPHPSDLHRYCMTFQSRKPWNLEMTWFPSFMPEEVACFQYEPWPTIQKGFVSSVLSLLPIVQLSSHFICRGGRSGPFHFICRGGRSGPFHFVCRGGRSGPFHFICRGGRSGPFHFVCRGGRSGPFHFVCRGGRSGPFHFICRGGRSGPFHFVCRGGRSGPFHFVCRGGRSGPFHFVCRGGRSGPFHFVCRGGRSGPFHFICRGGRSGPFHFVCRGGRSGPFHFVCRGGRSGPFHFVCRGGRSGPFHFVCRGGRSGPFHFRVGMQLECRPHFFLPDTSENV